In Candidatus Acidiferrales bacterium, a single window of DNA contains:
- a CDS encoding heavy metal sensor histidine kinase, whose translation MTHRVRSIQYQLTVQYTMIFAVLLVMFGGLLSYSLYTSLQWNIDWDLEDTAQRIQKMLHIENGQPVLLKGPNELLTEPELHRILEYVQISDARGNLIKQSAQLQLMGLNLDRKVLQTLLREQVQFNEVKLAGGGAIRFINVPLYDAEGQQYLLQLGFPLGPIYDSMDQFVVVLAIWTPAVLALALLGGWLMARRTLRPVGEIAAAARQITASNLALRIGVRGSNDELDQLAATFNQMIARLEHSFDQIRQFTANVSHELRTPLTAMQGETELALMSASASEDLRRTLESNLEEVGRMSRMVNDLLTLAQAEAGEIRLDFVPVALDALAADLVDQMKPLAEEKGVRLETGATGRVVARGNEPRLRQLVLNLLDNAIKYTPAGGRIRVAVSQDDSSAVFAISDTGIGIPENDLPRIFERFYRVDRARSKTVEGVGLGLSIAKWIVDAHGGEMKVYSTAGQGTTFRIQFPLAVEPTRVAAEAR comes from the coding sequence ATGACGCATCGCGTCCGCAGCATCCAGTATCAACTGACCGTCCAGTACACGATGATTTTTGCCGTGCTGCTGGTGATGTTCGGCGGTTTGCTCTCCTACTCGCTTTACACGTCGCTCCAGTGGAATATTGATTGGGACCTGGAGGATACCGCCCAGCGCATCCAGAAGATGCTCCACATCGAAAACGGCCAGCCGGTGCTCTTGAAAGGTCCGAACGAGCTGCTGACCGAACCGGAGCTCCACCGCATCCTGGAATACGTTCAAATCAGCGACGCCCGGGGCAACCTCATCAAGCAGTCGGCCCAGCTTCAGTTGATGGGGCTCAACCTGGACCGAAAGGTTTTGCAAACCCTGCTCCGCGAGCAGGTCCAGTTCAACGAGGTCAAACTGGCCGGCGGCGGGGCCATTCGCTTTATCAACGTCCCTCTCTATGATGCCGAGGGACAACAATATCTTCTACAGCTCGGCTTTCCGCTGGGGCCGATTTATGACTCCATGGATCAGTTCGTGGTCGTCCTTGCCATCTGGACGCCGGCGGTGCTGGCCCTGGCGCTGCTGGGCGGCTGGCTGATGGCGCGGCGCACGCTGCGGCCGGTGGGAGAAATTGCCGCTGCGGCCAGGCAGATCACTGCGTCCAATCTGGCATTGCGCATCGGGGTGCGCGGCAGCAATGATGAGCTGGATCAATTGGCGGCAACGTTCAACCAGATGATCGCTCGCCTGGAACATTCGTTTGATCAGATTCGCCAGTTTACCGCCAATGTCTCTCACGAGCTGCGCACGCCGCTCACGGCGATGCAGGGAGAAACAGAGCTGGCGCTGATGTCCGCTTCGGCGAGCGAGGACCTTCGCCGGACGCTGGAGAGCAATCTGGAAGAGGTCGGCCGGATGTCGCGCATGGTGAATGATCTCCTCACGCTGGCGCAAGCCGAGGCGGGCGAAATTCGCCTGGACTTTGTGCCGGTTGCCTTGGACGCGCTCGCCGCCGACCTCGTTGACCAGATGAAGCCGCTGGCGGAAGAGAAAGGAGTGCGGTTGGAGACGGGCGCCACCGGCCGGGTGGTCGCCCGGGGCAACGAGCCGCGCCTGCGCCAGTTGGTTTTGAATTTGCTCGACAACGCCATCAAATATACTCCCGCCGGTGGCCGCATTCGCGTGGCCGTCAGCCAGGACGATTCCTCGGCCGTTTTCGCCATTTCCGATACCGGCATCGGCATCCCGGAAAATGATCTGCCGCGGATCTTCGAGCGATTCTATCGAGTGGATCGGGCGCGGTCGAAGACAGTGGAAGGCGTCGGGCTCGGGTTGAGCATTGCCAAGTGGATTGTGGATGCGCATGGCGGCGAGATGAAGGTTTATTCGACCGCGGGGCAGGGAACCACGTTCCGCATTCAGTTCCCCCTTGCCGTCGAGCCAACCAGGGTTGCGGCCGAGGCGCGCTGA